The Cellulophaga sp. L1A9 genome window below encodes:
- the gldM gene encoding gliding motility protein GldM, whose product MAGGKQSPRQKMVNLMYLVFICMLALNMSKEVLAAFGLMNEKMEVSNQKTSDNNLAFLEGLETKASEDAAKYAEDFKKAQTVQKLSQEYYDYLEALKEGMTKGVEDPKDYQVMDKSDFLDQKFFAGDNLAAGGKEFMKKIEDYRTKVSVLVPAKLKSSVIARFETGDANGKVEKKDKTKQDWLNYHYEGFPLIASLTKITALQADIKSTEEDALKSMLEGNLTDQVSLTNFKTSLFGSKSAFYAGEKYDGKIIISKTDNSSTPVRAELTLDGKKLTADTDYKLEAGGVKMLINTGNPGDHVVAGTIFFMQDGTEVPVEVNNSFATISKPNAALIAADKMNVVYRGVANPMTISIPGIPDNKVNASAPGLSKRSGSQYVMNPSTGREVTIMASGVLPDGSRINTPAKFRIKDIPRPNGSIRGETNSAKMPRTNLEISTVGALLEDFDFDLNLAVSGFKFKVPGQPTVVVRGNKLNGAAKSALKRAGRGDAVQIFDIEAYITNNKSYRLKKVSPVVVELTN is encoded by the coding sequence TGTTCATTTGTATGTTAGCCCTGAATATGAGTAAAGAAGTTCTAGCGGCATTCGGTCTTATGAATGAGAAGATGGAAGTTTCTAACCAGAAAACATCAGATAATAATTTAGCATTCTTAGAAGGTCTTGAAACAAAGGCTTCGGAAGATGCAGCTAAATATGCTGAAGATTTCAAAAAAGCACAAACAGTACAAAAATTATCTCAAGAGTATTATGATTATTTAGAAGCTCTTAAAGAAGGTATGACTAAAGGTGTTGAAGATCCAAAAGATTACCAAGTAATGGATAAATCTGACTTTTTAGATCAAAAATTCTTCGCAGGAGATAATTTAGCAGCAGGCGGTAAAGAATTCATGAAAAAAATTGAAGACTACCGTACTAAAGTTTCTGTATTAGTGCCAGCGAAATTAAAATCATCGGTTATTGCTAGATTTGAAACTGGTGATGCTAATGGTAAAGTAGAAAAGAAAGATAAAACAAAGCAAGATTGGTTAAATTACCATTATGAAGGCTTTCCTTTAATTGCTTCTTTAACTAAAATCACAGCGTTACAAGCTGATATTAAGTCAACAGAAGAAGATGCTTTAAAATCTATGTTAGAAGGTAACTTAACAGATCAAGTTTCTTTAACAAACTTTAAAACTTCTCTTTTCGGATCTAAATCTGCTTTTTATGCTGGAGAAAAATATGATGGTAAAATTATCATTAGTAAAACAGATAACTCTTCTACACCTGTTAGAGCAGAATTAACTCTTGATGGTAAAAAGTTGACAGCGGATACAGATTACAAGCTTGAAGCTGGAGGCGTTAAAATGTTAATTAATACTGGTAATCCTGGAGATCACGTAGTTGCAGGTACAATTTTCTTTATGCAAGATGGTACGGAAGTTCCTGTAGAAGTAAATAATTCATTCGCAACAATTTCTAAGCCAAATGCGGCATTAATTGCAGCAGACAAAATGAATGTTGTGTATCGTGGTGTTGCTAACCCAATGACCATCTCTATACCAGGTATTCCTGATAACAAAGTTAATGCTTCTGCTCCTGGATTATCTAAGAGATCTGGTAGTCAATATGTGATGAATCCTAGTACTGGTAGAGAAGTAACTATTATGGCTTCTGGTGTGTTACCAGATGGTTCAAGAATAAATACACCAGCTAAATTCAGAATTAAAGATATTCCAAGACCTAATGGATCTATTAGAGGAGAAACTAACTCAGCTAAAATGCCTAGAACGAACTTAGAAATATCTACTGTTGGTGCATTATTAGAAGATTTCGATTTCGATTTAAATCTTGCTGTAAGTGGGTTCAAATTTAAAGTTCCAGGTCAGCCTACTGTAGTAGTTAGAGGTAACAAATTAAATGGTGCTGCTAAATCTGCTTTGAAAAGAGCTGGTCGTGGAGATGCTGTTCAGATATTTGATATTGAAGCTTATATAACAAATAACAAGTCTTACAGGTTGAAAAAAGTATCACCAGTAGTGGTTGAACTTACAAACTAG
- the gldN gene encoding gliding motility protein GldN codes for MNWKNVLLIGAVTLLPISMVAQANILNAKKPEEIGKKTEAQIEIDNDAPLQYGYVDDRDILWSKTVWEVIDLDERVNFPLYYPVDTVDIGSDRRSLYDVLIKNIKNGKIKDIYADSYFTEKREFSDLQATMQKVDTTDYGYEQYNAGEQVSPEYVNRRDLAAADLEEYLIKGIWYFDKRQGELKYRLLGIAPRAPDVNFIDDESMDQEENKVALFWVWYPSARQILHEAKVFNQRNSAQPISFDMLLNARRFNATIYKEDNVYGDRAIKDYISDNSLFQLLESNRIKETIRDKEQDMWSY; via the coding sequence ATGAATTGGAAAAATGTTTTATTAATTGGTGCGGTAACTTTATTACCAATATCAATGGTGGCTCAGGCAAATATATTAAATGCCAAAAAACCCGAAGAGATAGGTAAGAAAACTGAAGCTCAAATAGAGATTGATAATGACGCTCCTCTGCAATATGGTTATGTTGATGATAGAGATATTCTATGGTCAAAAACAGTATGGGAAGTTATTGATTTAGATGAGAGAGTTAACTTTCCGTTATACTATCCAGTTGATACTGTAGATATTGGTTCTGATAGAAGATCTTTGTATGATGTTTTAATTAAAAACATTAAAAACGGTAAAATTAAAGATATCTACGCAGATTCTTATTTTACTGAAAAAAGAGAATTCTCAGACTTACAAGCTACCATGCAAAAAGTTGATACGACCGATTATGGTTACGAGCAATATAATGCAGGTGAGCAAGTGTCTCCAGAATACGTTAACAGAAGAGATTTAGCAGCAGCAGATTTAGAAGAGTATTTAATTAAAGGTATTTGGTATTTTGATAAACGTCAAGGTGAATTAAAATACAGACTTTTAGGTATTGCTCCAAGAGCTCCAGATGTTAACTTTATCGATGATGAATCTATGGATCAAGAAGAGAATAAGGTTGCGTTATTTTGGGTATGGTACCCAAGTGCAAGGCAAATTCTTCATGAAGCCAAAGTATTTAATCAAAGAAACTCTGCGCAACCTATATCTTTTGATATGTTGTTAAATGCAAGAAGATTTAATGCTACAATTTATAAAGAAGATAATGTATATGGTGATCGTGCCATTAAAGATTATATTTCTGATAACTCTTTATTCCAATTGCTAGAATCTAATCGTATTAAAGAAACAATTAGAGATAAGGAACAGGATATGTGGAGTTACTAA
- a CDS encoding ABC-F family ATP-binding cassette domain-containing protein: MLNIHNLSVSFAGEYLFEEISFRLNTGDRVGLIGKNGAGKSTLLKLLSKEMQPDTGIIASDKEVRIGFLKQDLDFEQGRTVLEEAYQAFEEIIALEKQLEYTNQQLAERTDYESDGYTKLIEDLSDITHHYEILGGYNYQGETEKILQGLGFKREDFNKHTDTFSGGWRMRIELAKLLLQNNDVLLLDEPTNHLDIESIIWLEQFLRGSSSAVAIVSHDKMFLDNVTNRTIEISLGRIYDYNKPYSEFLVLRKEIQEQQLSAQRNQEKQIQQTEKLIEKFRAKASKATMAQSLIKKLDKLDRIEVDEDDNSVMNLKFPISVVPGRVVIEIEDLSKHYGEKEVLNNIDLLIERDIKTAFVGQNGQGKSTLAKIIVGDLEHQGHLKLGHNVQIGYFAQNQAEYLDGNKTILNTMIDAANETNRSKVRDILGSFLFRGDEVDKYVKVLSGGERNRLALAKMLLQPFNVLVMDEPTNHLDIKSKNVLKQALQSFEGTLILVSHDRDFLQGLTSNVYEFKDGAIKEYLGDIDFYLEQRKVEDFREIEKKQVKVSKKEKKTVKKEVSYEDQKKLKSLNNKLSTVESNISKLEKEIKQIDKDLVNHYDATIAKPDFFNSYEKKKKTLKELMEQWEDITIKLEEFS, encoded by the coding sequence ATGCTTAATATTCATAATCTTTCTGTTTCATTCGCTGGCGAATATTTATTTGAGGAAATTTCATTTCGATTAAATACTGGTGATAGAGTTGGCCTAATTGGTAAAAACGGGGCAGGAAAATCTACCTTATTAAAACTGTTGTCTAAAGAAATGCAACCAGATACTGGTATTATCGCTTCAGATAAAGAAGTTCGTATTGGTTTTTTAAAGCAAGATTTAGATTTTGAACAAGGGAGAACAGTTTTAGAAGAAGCCTATCAAGCATTTGAAGAAATTATAGCCTTAGAAAAGCAATTGGAGTATACCAATCAGCAATTGGCAGAACGTACCGATTACGAAAGTGATGGGTATACCAAGCTTATTGAGGATTTGAGTGATATTACCCATCATTATGAGATTCTAGGGGGATATAACTACCAAGGCGAAACAGAAAAAATATTACAAGGCTTAGGTTTTAAGCGAGAAGATTTTAATAAACATACCGATACATTTTCTGGTGGATGGCGTATGCGTATCGAGTTGGCAAAATTATTACTTCAAAATAACGATGTTTTGCTTTTAGATGAGCCTACCAACCACTTAGATATTGAGTCTATTATTTGGCTAGAACAATTTTTAAGAGGTAGTTCAAGTGCCGTGGCCATTGTATCGCATGATAAAATGTTCTTAGATAATGTTACCAACAGAACTATAGAGATTTCTTTAGGAAGGATTTACGATTATAATAAGCCGTATTCAGAGTTTTTAGTGCTTCGTAAAGAAATACAAGAACAACAATTAAGTGCACAAAGAAATCAGGAAAAGCAAATACAACAGACGGAGAAGTTAATTGAGAAGTTTAGAGCTAAGGCCTCTAAAGCAACAATGGCACAATCTTTAATAAAAAAATTAGATAAGCTAGACCGTATTGAAGTAGATGAGGATGATAATAGTGTGATGAATTTAAAATTTCCAATCTCTGTTGTTCCAGGAAGGGTTGTGATAGAAATTGAAGATTTATCAAAGCACTATGGTGAAAAAGAAGTGCTTAATAATATCGATTTACTCATAGAGCGTGATATTAAAACAGCTTTCGTTGGGCAAAACGGACAAGGGAAATCAACTTTAGCTAAAATTATTGTTGGAGATCTTGAGCATCAAGGGCATCTTAAACTAGGGCATAATGTGCAAATAGGGTATTTCGCTCAAAATCAGGCAGAATATTTAGATGGGAACAAAACTATTCTAAATACTATGATTGATGCAGCTAATGAAACCAATAGGAGTAAGGTTCGTGATATCTTGGGTTCTTTTCTCTTTAGAGGTGATGAGGTTGATAAATATGTGAAAGTGTTATCAGGAGGTGAAAGAAACCGCTTAGCGCTTGCTAAAATGTTATTACAGCCTTTTAATGTGTTGGTGATGGATGAGCCGACCAACCACTTAGATATAAAATCTAAAAATGTTTTAAAGCAAGCCCTTCAGAGTTTTGAAGGAACTCTAATTCTAGTTTCGCACGATAGAGATTTTTTACAAGGACTTACGAGTAATGTGTATGAGTTTAAAGATGGTGCTATTAAAGAGTATTTAGGTGATATAGATTTTTACTTAGAACAGCGAAAGGTTGAAGATTTTAGAGAAATTGAAAAAAAGCAGGTCAAAGTTTCTAAAAAGGAAAAAAAGACCGTAAAAAAAGAAGTGAGCTATGAAGATCAAAAAAAGCTTAAATCACTTAACAATAAACTAAGTACTGTTGAAAGTAATATTTCGAAATTAGAAAAGGAAATAAAACAAATAGACAAAGACTTAGTAAACCACTATGATGCTACTATTGCAAAACCAGATTTCTTTAATTCTTACGAGAAAAAGAAGAAGACATTAAAAGAATTAATGGAGCAGTGGGAAGACATTACCATAAAATTAGAAGAATTTTCTTAA
- a CDS encoding DUF983 domain-containing protein yields the protein MLKKGNKLYSILTGTCPKCQNESMYMDKNPFHLTKIFKMHERCSHCGTKYKIEPSFFYGAMYVSYAVGIAFAVAAFVITFLFIGTGLKTSFFAITGTLIVFMPIIMRLSRNIWINMFISYDPKAVEKYTKKVSP from the coding sequence ATGTTAAAAAAAGGAAACAAACTCTACAGTATTTTAACAGGAACTTGTCCCAAATGCCAAAATGAAAGCATGTATATGGACAAAAACCCGTTTCATCTGACCAAAATTTTCAAAATGCACGAGCGTTGTTCCCATTGTGGTACTAAATATAAAATAGAACCTTCTTTTTTTTATGGTGCAATGTATGTAAGTTATGCGGTTGGAATTGCTTTTGCTGTAGCAGCTTTTGTTATTACATTTTTATTTATTGGTACTGGTTTAAAAACTAGTTTTTTTGCGATTACAGGTACTCTAATTGTATTCATGCCTATTATTATGCGTTTATCCCGTAATATTTGGATCAATATGTTTATTAGTTATGATCCCAAGGCCGTTGAAAAGTACACTAAAAAGGTATCCCCGTAG
- a CDS encoding FAD-binding oxidoreductase, which produces MIDYLIVGLGLAGISFCEQLEEHKRSYRVIADKSQTSSVVAGGMYNPVILKRFTLAWNAKEQLEKALPFYDKLSEKLQVQLDFKVPVLRRFASIEEQNMWFEASDKPQLNYFLSTKIQKNENKSIDAPFGYGEVLHTGRIATKVLLVNYEKYLLKNELLTQETFDYACLELKEDHVVYKGVPARRVIFATGFGMQDNPFFNYLPLNGTKGELLTIKAPELKEEKVIKSSVFVIPMGADLYRVGATYKWKDKTNLPTEESKLELLEKLNTFLNCDYEVVDHVAGIRPTVADRRPLVGQHPTETKLFILNGFGSRGVLIGPTAAASLYQFIEHNEAIDSEMDISRFTKKYYKKK; this is translated from the coding sequence ATGATAGATTATTTAATCGTAGGCCTTGGGCTGGCGGGTATTTCATTTTGCGAACAACTAGAAGAACATAAGCGTAGCTACCGGGTCATCGCAGATAAATCGCAAACATCGTCCGTTGTTGCAGGTGGTATGTATAACCCTGTAATTTTAAAACGTTTTACCTTGGCTTGGAATGCAAAAGAACAATTAGAAAAGGCATTGCCTTTCTATGATAAATTATCAGAAAAGCTTCAAGTTCAATTAGATTTTAAAGTTCCGGTATTGCGAAGATTTGCATCTATAGAGGAACAAAACATGTGGTTTGAGGCTTCAGATAAACCACAGCTTAATTATTTTTTATCTACTAAAATTCAAAAAAACGAAAATAAAAGTATTGATGCTCCTTTTGGTTATGGAGAAGTACTCCATACCGGAAGAATAGCAACTAAGGTATTATTGGTAAATTATGAAAAGTATCTTCTCAAGAATGAATTATTAACGCAAGAAACTTTTGATTACGCTTGTCTTGAACTAAAAGAAGATCATGTTGTGTATAAGGGTGTACCTGCTAGGAGAGTTATCTTCGCTACAGGTTTTGGCATGCAAGACAATCCATTTTTTAATTATCTACCATTAAATGGTACCAAAGGGGAGTTGCTCACCATAAAAGCTCCAGAACTAAAAGAAGAAAAAGTGATAAAATCTTCGGTTTTTGTTATTCCTATGGGTGCCGATCTGTATAGGGTGGGGGCAACGTATAAATGGAAGGATAAAACCAATTTGCCTACAGAAGAATCTAAGCTTGAGCTTTTAGAGAAACTAAATACTTTTTTAAACTGTGACTATGAGGTAGTAGACCATGTTGCGGGAATAAGGCCAACGGTTGCAGACCGAAGACCTTTAGTTGGGCAACACCCAACTGAGACAAAATTATTTATTTTAAATGGTTTTGGGTCTAGAGGGGTATTGATTGGCCCAACAGCAGCAGCATCTTTATATCAATTTATAGAGCACAATGAGGCTATAGATTCTGAGATGGATATCTCTCGTTTTACTAAAAAATATTACAAAAAAAAATAG